Within the Setaria viridis chromosome 3, Setaria_viridis_v4.0, whole genome shotgun sequence genome, the region GGTGTCCTCACATGAAGTCTTCTTCGAGCTCTTGCAGGGTCTTGCTGCCAGACGCGATTTGCTTGTTGGAAGTCATCTTCTCTTGGACCATCAGCCCCTTATAGCTCCTGATTTCAGcctgcttctccttctcaagtcTCTCCATTTCTTCCCTACGTTTCTGAAACAgaataagaaaaacaaaatccAGTCATTCTCAATGTCAAAGTCCAGCAATTATCAGGATTCCATTTAATAAGATACCCATCCAGTGACCAGTCTCCAACAACATTGCcaagcaacaacaacagcaacacCATTTAATttactgcagcagcagcagcaacaacaacaacatagcctttcagtcccaagcaagttggggtaggctagagttgaaacccaacaagaaccACAAATCAGAGTTCGGGCATACCTTTGATTTAATAACACATAACTAgcacaaaaacaaaaggaaacactGCCTGGCATAGCATGGAATATGCTTACCTTGTCTCTAAGCTGTGCCTTTCTTTCTGCCTTTTCAGCAGCACTCACAGCCTCTCTTTCAGCTGCAGCAAATGACGTCATGATTATGGATTCAATATGCAAGGTTGAAACAAATACAGAATACTAAAGGAGAAAAGTAACGGAACTCTAGCTGTGGCAAACCAAAGAATCAAACCAAGGCGGTACTAAATCCATGTTTcggttaaaaaaaaactaacaaaTGCCAACCAGATAGGGAAACAGCACTGTTCTCAATATAATGGTAGGAATATCCATTTTAAGTTCTAGAAAGTTACTGTAATACCTCCTTTTGGACATCTAGGTACTTTTGTATAATTGTAAAGGTTCAgccttaaaaaaaaaactgacgtTGAGTCTTTGGTAATTGCAGAACAAAAAAGGGGAGACATATAATCATGTTCTGTTTAAAGATACTAAGGTGCCATGTTGAATAAATATGAGCATAATCAATTCTTGCAAAGGAATGTGTTATACCCTTCAAGTCAGGCTTCCGCTCCACCTTTGTCTTGTTCAAGCGGTTCACAATCTCATTGATCCGCTTTTCTACTTTAATAGTCCgaacctgcaaaaagagattcATCAGTTTGAATCCATGTATCAAGAAACAACTTTACTGACAAATGATAAAAACCTAATATGTTGTTCATACAAAAAAATCTAGTTCAGTATAGAAAAAAATGATAACAGGAACTTATGATCAGTCCACTTTTGTAAGGCGTAATTTGATTGGAAAAAGTCAGATATAGTAAGTTTTGACTGAAATTTTATCAAATTatatacatagaaaaatgtagTATCAGTATTCCACAATTGAAAACGTACTGTAAGAGAAATAAAGGTCAAAATCTAGTTTAAAAACCCTTCACATGCAACACCCCTAAAAGCCCATATTGAGTCCAAAATGCTACCACCATATAAATTAAAACCTCATTCTAACTAAATTGTTTGTTCAGTGATAGATTGTCACATATCATTGTTACCTTCAGTGTTGATAATTATTATCTGTTAATGGTTTGTATTTTGTCACTGGTGTTAGTTGATTGTGATGTGTTCTCTCAGTTGAGGTAGCAGTACAAACACAGTACTGGGTTAGAGTGTTAGACATGACTTATTTGTTCTATGCAAGGCACAACTGAAATGGATATGGAACAACTATATAATGTTTGAAAGCTTATTGCACTTTGTAAAGAGAGGCTAAACATTACAGATATAACTCACAATAGTAAACATGCTATCAAAAGGAATTCCAAGCATTACCATACTAATTTTAGAAGAAATAGGgaacaaatacaaacaaagaTTTTAGTGCATTCAGAACTGATTAAAAGAATTAACTCTTCCCTATAGGCCATAAACTACATTTTGTGGTTCTATTCTAAACCTCTGATTGCACATGCAGTTACAATAAGGACATCTTTTTTTATACCATGTATGCAGATAAAGAAAACTAACTTTACAGTACGGAACCCTATCATGAATGTACCTTAAAAATATAATAGTTGGAATTTAGATTGCGTAAATTTTTTATTGTATAAGTTTTGTCAAGACATAAAAAAACCGTATGCACATAATCCTTCTGTAAAAATAGTGAATAAAAAAGATGATGAGCTCTCACCAATTTAGGGTTGTGAAAACCAACTTGACCCACATCCATTGAAGGGGTCTTCTTCAAATTGTACCATGGAGTATAAACTACATCAATGTTATTGACCTTATTACCtgtacgaaaaaagaagaaatcatCGCATGTTCAAGACTGCAGCTTGTACAATATTCAGCACCTTTGCAAGCGAAGGTGAAGCGCAGAATTTATGATATAATACTGATTCATAAAGTAGGTTGTCCAACCTTGAATGGAATTAGCTTTGACAAGTTGTGCACAGTCTTCCAGCAGACCTTCACTCATGTCATCCATTGTCTGACCTTTATTCAGTCTCACATATACATGTGCAGAGGACATCTTATCTACATGGAACCTGTGGTACCAAAACAAGTGTAAGGTGCAATGCATGACAAGATGATTATGAAAACTTAAATAAACTGTAATTATTCTAGGACTTAATGAGAAAAGCTAACAAAGAAATCAAGTATGCCCTGTTGTACGTACAAAAGGTGAATTACAGTATAAACCAAAACGAAATCATTTGTGGTTGTCCTCTATGAAACAGTACAAGCACATGAATGAAACAATTTCACACTCTGCTAACCACTAGGGAGAACTCCGTACTACTGAGTCTAAGTAGTAGTACACAACTACACAAATCAACGAATGAGATGGTTTTTGCCCGAACCACATTGGCAAGAACAATTACATCTTAACAGCAAAAGTATATAAAGTGATAAACACAGTGCTAAGTATGTAATCGGCTTTTCATGATTCTGAGACTTCAAAGCAGTTTAGCTTCATTCTCTAGATAGAAAGTGCGGCATACCGTGATAAACATTTTTtactgaaaagaaaaaatatagacCACGGTCTGCAAGATCCCCAACAGGTCAACCTAATTATTCCATTGCACTGACTAAACAGTCTACAATAACAAGCTGAACAGAGTGTCTGCACAACTGTTATTACTCCCAACGAAAAATAAAGTATCTGCACAGAGTAGGCGCAACTTATACAGGAAGAATGCACAATTTCTTTCTATATACTAACAAACGCTTCCTCCACCTAAGCTAATCCTCCCTACTTACAGAAATATGTCAGTTACTAatagggtgtttggtttgaggaatgaGGTAGTCCATCATCTTCTCACTCCTCACTTTCTTGTTTGGTTTGTGGAATGGAATGAGTTGATCCATCACCACTTCATTCCTCACAGGCTAATAATTAGTACTAGTATGAGGAATGGGTCATTCCACCAAATTTGAGGAATGGACTCATGATGCACCACCTCATCCAGAATGGAGTGAttcttcaaaccaaacaccccctaaaggtACATATCAATTCTTCTTGAACCATAAACCATCAAATCGGATGCGCCAACGGTTAGTATAGCCAGTGCCGGCCCTGCAAGGGTGCACTGGGTGCGACGGCCTAGGGGCCACGGGAGGGAGGGGCCCAGGCCCAGGACCCGAGGTAGTATACAGCACCGGCGGGCCCTTTAGACTGTGCGATATTGCGACAGAGAACAGACTACAGAGAGACCCCGGTCGGACCTTTAGGCCCTTTACACCGTGCGACATAGAGAACAGACTAACAGAGGGTCAGAGTCAGAGGCTCTTTAGGCTTTAGCCTTTAGACCTACCGCCTACGGGACGTAGGGACTCGGGACGACGGGACAGTGACGCGTGCGCCGCCGACCGAATGCGAATCGCCGCCGTGCGACTGCCGACTGGAGAGTTTGCGTCACCGTGCGCGTGCGGCACTGCGGCTCCCGGGGTTGTCCCGCGTCGGCGCCTTGGCGGCTCGGCGTGTCCGCTTCCGAGTTCCGCTTCGTCGTCGAATCGTCATCTCGTCGACTCGGACTCACGGCACCGCGCACGGCAAGGCAGCGATTAGGTCCTAGgtatttttttccttgatcgttttttaatctaaattaaTTACTTCGGACTTCTAGTTATCGGTACTCATATAGTCGTGTTTTTCTTCTAATTTAGGTGTTAGAATCTTAGAATGTTACCTAAGAAACAATTGTGGGGGGCTTAGAAAAGAAAACGGAAAAGAGTAGAAGATCAATTTATTGAATCTCAAAAAGGTGTTATACATAAGTTTTTTTCAGCTTCAAGCAGTGTTGTGCCTGATGATAATCTTGTGGATGCACTTGATATTGAAGAACAAGGGCAGCAACAAGTTAATAATAATTTAAGTGAACAAGTTGATGACATTGATGATGCTACAGAGAATGAAAATTTACAGCCTTCCTCTCAACctgaaaattcaattgatgatgTGCAAGAAGCTTCTATTCACGATGTCTTTAATCCTAGAACTTGGGGAAATCTTGTAGAGATATATTGATTGAAAAGGGGCCGGTGAGAGAATTGAGTCTTGAGTTCCCTGCAGATGCTCTTAGTAGACGTTTTTCGTATGCTTACTACTCCAGAAAGTTAAGCAATGGTGAGTTTTTTCATATTAGTTTTAGTCTACATTGTTCCTCGATAATTATCAAacatgttaaattaaaaatatatcacTAGATTTGTTTTCGCTTTGCAAGAAAAATTAGCgcttatatatatactataagATTTATATATAGTTTAGAGGGGCCCTCGCGACGGGTTCGCCAGAGGGCCCTCAAAAACTTAGGACCGGCACTGAGTATAGCCTGTAGCTTCCACGAAACCTCGAATTACCACAACCCACACGAGCTTCCCATCCGCTATTTTTCGTCCAGTAAAGCATGGAGGCGCACAGAGCTAATCCCAAAAATCTGCGAAGCAGAAGGAAATAGGAGAGGGATGGTGGTTACCAGATGTCCTCGGGGAATCCGTACTTGATAAGGTCCTCGTTCTCGTACTTGTCGAGGCCCATGAAGATGGTGTAGTCGCCGGCCTCGGGCCGCGCCTTGAAGTAGAACACCATCCCGACTACTCAAGCCGGCCGCCCGAACGGATCGAGGAGGGGAGAGGGTCCCCCGGGGTCCGGGCGGCGGAACCGGGCCGATCTCGGGGCGGGAACCGGCCGGGGCtccggaggcggcgaggagggatTGCGGCGAGGAGAGCTGGGGAATCGGAGAGGGATTCTTATCTAGGGTTCCGTGCGCGTGGAAACGAAGCAGAGCAAGCGATGGGGCTTTTTCTTAttctgtttttatttattttgaagCTTTTGA harbors:
- the LOC117850318 gene encoding uncharacterized protein; amino-acid sequence: MVFYFKARPEAGDYTIFMGLDKYENEDLIKYGFPEDIWFHVDKMSSAHVYVRLNKGQTMDDMSEGLLEDCAQLVKANSIQGNKVNNIDVVYTPWYNLKKTPSMDVGQVGFHNPKLVRTIKVEKRINEIVNRLNKTKVERKPDLKAEREAVSAAEKAERKAQLRDKKRREEMERLEKEKQAEIRSYKGLMVQEKMTSNKQIASGSKTLQELEEDFM